The genome window TTCATCAGCACGTCGTAGTCGGGAATATCCCGGGTGGTGGCCCGCAGGGATTCAATACCGGTTTTTTCGGCGAAGGCGATCCAGATTTCCGGAACCAGCACCCCTTCCAGGTCGAGACAGGCAATTTCCACAACACACCCCTATTTATAGTGTTCAAGTTGAGCGAGCAAAAGGACTGCCGAACTCTAGCGACTCAAGCTCGGCCCCGCAACGCAGGGCGGATTTTGATACCATCGCTCCCCTATAGAGCGCTCAGCGCCACTGACCTGTAGGAACCGTCCTGATGAACCAAGCCTTTGACGTCGCTGAACTCTCTGCGACTTACGCAAACAAATCCGCCCAGGACATTCTCAAGCTGGCCTTCAGTCAGTTCGGCGATGACCTGTGGATTTCCTTCAGCGGCGCCGAGGACGTGGTGCTGGTAGACATGGCCTGGAAGCTGAACAAGAACGTCAAGGTGTTCAGCCTCGACACCGGTCGCCTGCACCCGGAGACCTACCGGTTTATCGAGCAGGTGCGCGAGTTCTACAAGATCGACATCGAGCTGATCTCGCCGGACCAGCGCGCGCTGGAACCGTTCGTCAAGGAAAAGGGCCTGTTCAGCTTCTACAAGGACGGCCATGGCGAATGCTGCGGCGTGCGCAAGATCGAGCCGCTGCGCCGCAAACTGTCCGGCGTAAGCGCCTGGGCCACCGGCCAACGCCGCGACCAGAGCCCGGGCACCCGCAGCCAGGTGGCGGCACTGGAGGTCGACAGCGCGTTCTCCACTCCGGAACGCACGCTGTACAAGTTCAACCCGCTGGCACAGATGACCAGCGAGGAAGTCTGGGGTTACATCCGTATGCTGGAGCTGCCTTACAACAGCCTGCATGAGCGCGGCTTTATCAGCATCGGCTGCGAGCCGTGCACCCGGCCGGTATTGCCGAACCAGCACGAGCGCGAAGGTCGCTGGTGGTGGGAAGAAGCCACGCAAAAGGAATGTGGCCTGCACGCCGGGAATCTCATCAGCAAAGCCTGAAGACCAGCGCAGTCAACCCTGTGGGAGCGGGCTTGCTCGCGAATGCCGTGGATCAGTCGACCTATTCAGTGACTGGCACTGCACATTCGCAAGCAAGCCTTCTCCCACATTTGCGTTGTGGCGAACATAAATCTTGTACACACCAATGTAACCATCGGTGCCATTTATGTGTGCAATCCATTTAAAAGCGCACCATAACGTAACACCTGTTCCCGGCTCTTTTCGTTCCGTCCCGCACTGCCTCTGCTGCCTGAAAAATAAATACCTGTTCAAATGGTCAATTTATATCGCTTTTAATTCAGTCAGTTATTTGAGAAGCCTACAAAAACGAAATTAATTACCCGTTTCATAGATCCAAAACTGGCACGCATGTGGCTTAAGGTTAAAAGCGCTTTGTATACAATAAATACAAAACATACATACACTTTGCCATCCGCGGCTCGCTCGCCGATGCGCTGGAGCCTGCCGGAATGCGTACCAGCCTCTCAAATAACATCGCACTGGATCTGCCCTCCTCCGCCCTGACCCCGGAGGCTGCAAGCCCCGGCCCGCTGGTGCTCAGCCCTCGCCTGCACAATCGGGACCTGGCGCCCACCAAGGTTGAGGGGCGTCGCTGGGGTCGCTATAGCATTTTCGCGTTGTGGACCAATGACGTGCACAACATCGCCAACTATTCGTTCGCCATCGGTTTATATGCACTGGGCCTTGGCGGTTGGCAGATTCTGTTATCACTGGGGATTGGCGCGGCGCTGGTGTACTTCTTCATGAACTTGTCGGGGTACATGGGGCAAAAGACCGGCGTGCCGTTTCCGGTCATCAGCCGTATCAGTTTCGGTATCCACGGGGCACAAATTCCGGCGCTGATCCGGGCGGTGATTGCGATTGCCTGGTTTGGTATCCAGACCTACCTGGCGTCAGTGGTTTTCCGCGTGCTGTTATCGGCAATTCATCCAGGCTTTGCCGACTACGACCACAACTCGATCCTCGGCCTCTCGACGCTGGGTTGGGCGTGTTTCGTGACGATCTGGTTTGTGCAGCTGGCGATCCTGGCGTACGGCATGGAAATGGTGCGCCGCTATGAAGCGTTCGCCGGGCCGGTCATTCTGGTGACGGTGGCCTCCTTGGCCGGTTGGATGTATTTCCAGGTCGGCGGCAATATCGCCTGGTCGATCCGCGAGCCGCTGAGCGGTGCAGAGATGTGGCGCAATATCTTTGCCGGCGGCGCGTTGTGGCTGACGATCTACGGCACGCTGATTCTCAACTTCTGCGACTTTGCCCGTTCCTCGCCGTGCCGCAAGACCATCCTGGTCGGTAATTTCTGGGGCTTGCCGGTGAATATCCTGGTGTTTGCCGCCATCACCGTGCTGCTCTGCGGCGGGCAGTTCCAGCTCAATGGCCGGGTAATCGAAAGCCCGACCGAAATCATCGCGGCAATCCCCAATACCTTCTTTCTGGTGCTGGGCTGCCTGGCATTCCTGATCGTCACCGTGGCGGTGAACATCATGGCCAACTTCGTCGCGCCGGCCTTTGTGTTGAGTAACCTGGCGCCCAAGTACCTGAACTTCCGACGTGCCGGGCTGATCAGCGCCACCGTGGCAGTGCTGATCCTGCCGTGGAACCTCTACAACAGCCCGCTGGTGATCGTGTATTTCCTGTCCGGCCTGGGCGCGCTGCTCGGGCCGCTGTATGGAGTGATCATGGTCGATTACTGGTTGATCCGTAAAAGCCAGGTGGACGTTCTGCAGTTGTATAGCGAAGACCCGAATGGGGTTTATTACTACAGCCGAGGCGTCAACTTACGCGCAGTCGCGGCGTTTATTCCCGCGGCGGTGATCGCGATCCTGCTGGCGCTGTTGCCGGGCTTTACCAGCGTCGCTCCCTTTTCCTGGCTGTTTGGCGCTGGTATTGCAGGGCTGTTGTACCGGCTGATCGCCAAACGCCAACCGTTCTACGCCGATGTCAGCGGCGAAAGCATTGCAGTCGATAACGTCAGTCATTAACCAAGGACATTCCATGCGCATCCTCGTGGTCAACGTCAACACCACCGCATCCATCACTGAAACCATCGCCGAGCAGGCCCGCGCTGTGGCCTCGCCCGGCACCGAAATCGTCGGTCTCACACCGTATTTCGGCGCCGAGTCGGTGGAAGGCAATTTCGAAAGCTACCTGGCCGCTATCGCCGTGATGGACCGGGTGATGGCCTACGATCAGCCGTTTGATGCGGTGATCCAGGCCGGCTATGGCGAACATGGCCGTGAAGGTTTGCAGGAACTGTTGAATGTACCGGTGGTGGACATCACCGAGGCGGCGGCCAGCACGGCGATGTTCCTGGGCCACGCCTACTCAGTGGTGACCACCCTGGACCGCACGGTGCCGCTGATCGAAGACCGCTTGAAACTTGCCGGGCTGTATCAACGTTGCGCGTCGGTGCGCGCCAGTGGCATGGCAGTGCTCGAACTCGAAGAAGACCCGGTGGCCGCCATGGAAGCCATCGTGCGCCAGGCGGAACTGGCGATCCGCGAGGACAAGGCCGAAGTGATCTGCCTGGGCTGCGGCGGTATGGCCGGGCTGGATGAACAGATTCGCCAGCGCACCGGCGTGCCGGTGGTGGATGGGGTGACGGCGGCAGTGACCATTGCCGAATCCCTGGTTCGGTTGGGGTTGTCGACATCGAAGATCAGGACCTATGCCACGCCGCGGCCGAAGAAGGTCATTGGTTGGCCGGGCAGGTTGGGCCGGTAGACCGAGTCGCCTGCGATGGCCGCGACTCCCTGAGCAGCCGTCGTCAAATCGCGCTGAACCGCTGCCCCAAGCCCTTCTCGGCAAACTGCTCGATGATGAAATCCACAAACGCCCGGGTCTTGCCGGGCAGCAGCTTGTGTTCGGCGTAGTAGATGGAGATGTTGCCATCGTCGACGTACCAATCAGG of Pseudomonas fluorescens contains these proteins:
- a CDS encoding aspartate/glutamate racemase family protein; protein product: MRILVVNVNTTASITETIAEQARAVASPGTEIVGLTPYFGAESVEGNFESYLAAIAVMDRVMAYDQPFDAVIQAGYGEHGREGLQELLNVPVVDITEAAASTAMFLGHAYSVVTTLDRTVPLIEDRLKLAGLYQRCASVRASGMAVLELEEDPVAAMEAIVRQAELAIREDKAEVICLGCGGMAGLDEQIRQRTGVPVVDGVTAAVTIAESLVRLGLSTSKIRTYATPRPKKVIGWPGRLGR
- a CDS encoding NCS1 family nucleobase:cation symporter-1, which produces MRTSLSNNIALDLPSSALTPEAASPGPLVLSPRLHNRDLAPTKVEGRRWGRYSIFALWTNDVHNIANYSFAIGLYALGLGGWQILLSLGIGAALVYFFMNLSGYMGQKTGVPFPVISRISFGIHGAQIPALIRAVIAIAWFGIQTYLASVVFRVLLSAIHPGFADYDHNSILGLSTLGWACFVTIWFVQLAILAYGMEMVRRYEAFAGPVILVTVASLAGWMYFQVGGNIAWSIREPLSGAEMWRNIFAGGALWLTIYGTLILNFCDFARSSPCRKTILVGNFWGLPVNILVFAAITVLLCGGQFQLNGRVIESPTEIIAAIPNTFFLVLGCLAFLIVTVAVNIMANFVAPAFVLSNLAPKYLNFRRAGLISATVAVLILPWNLYNSPLVIVYFLSGLGALLGPLYGVIMVDYWLIRKSQVDVLQLYSEDPNGVYYYSRGVNLRAVAAFIPAAVIAILLALLPGFTSVAPFSWLFGAGIAGLLYRLIAKRQPFYADVSGESIAVDNVSH
- a CDS encoding phosphoadenylyl-sulfate reductase, which produces MNQAFDVAELSATYANKSAQDILKLAFSQFGDDLWISFSGAEDVVLVDMAWKLNKNVKVFSLDTGRLHPETYRFIEQVREFYKIDIELISPDQRALEPFVKEKGLFSFYKDGHGECCGVRKIEPLRRKLSGVSAWATGQRRDQSPGTRSQVAALEVDSAFSTPERTLYKFNPLAQMTSEEVWGYIRMLELPYNSLHERGFISIGCEPCTRPVLPNQHEREGRWWWEEATQKECGLHAGNLISKA